The DNA region CGGGCGAAGGCTGCACGGCATACCGAAGATTGACTCCCCATTGATGGCCATTCCCCAATAGCTGTTCAAAGCGAGGAGTGTCCTGGGGAGTAGAGATGATGAGGATGTCCCGAATGCCCGCCAACATCAATGTGCTCAACGGGTAATAAATCATTGGCTTATCGAAGACTGGTAGGAGCTGCTTACTGATGGCTAACGTAGCCGGATAAAGCCGACTACCTGAGCCACCGGCGAGGATGATGCCTTTTCTTTGGTGAGTGGCCAGTGGTGAGTGGTCGGTCCTGAGTTGAGTCATGTGGTTTACCTTTTACTACTTACAACTTGCGACCCACCATCATCCAGAATCTGTTGCAGCACATGCTGTACCCCATTCTGCCAATCAGGCAACTCGAAACCAAAAATCCTACGCAACTTGTCGGTATCCAACCGCGAATTAGCTGGGCGCTTAGCGGCGGTGGGATATTCTGATGAGCGAATCCCTCGAATGGCCTCCGGCACGAGCTTGAGTGGTTTTCCAGCGGCCAGGGCTTCCGAGACGACAAACCTCGCATACTCACACCACGTTGTATCGCCGCCTGCAACCAGATGGTACAAACCGTAAGAGAAACGATCCGCCCCCTCTCTCTGCCTTTGCCGGACCAATTGAGCCGTCACATCCGCCAGCAAGGCTGCCGATGTTGGAGCTCCAAATTGATCGGCCACCACATTCAACTGTTCTCGCTCAAGAGCCAATCGCAGAATCGTTTTCGCAAAATTGTTTCCATGGACTCCAACTACCCAGCTCGTCCGGAGGGTAAGATATCGCGCTCCGCTTTGCTGTAAGGCTATCTCACCATCTCGTTTGGTACGCCCGTAAACACTCAGCGGGTTCGTGAGATCTTCTTCGGTGTAGGTGCCCAGCTTGAGACCATCAAATACATAGTCAGTGGAATAATGCACAACCCATGCCCCTAACTTCACAGATTCTTCCCCAAGAATCCCAGGTGTAACAGCATTCACAGCGTGCGCCAGTGCGAGTTCTGACTCTGCATTGTCTACTGCGGTGTAGGCTGCAGCATTCACAATCAGATCTGGGTGGCATGATCTAACGAGGGCACGAATAGCGGATGCATCAGCCAAATCGCATTCTGCGGAATCCACAGCACGGACCGTGCCCAATGGAGCCAGCGCACGTTGAAGCTCAAATCCGACCTGGCCATGCTTTCCTGTTAACAAGATCCGCATTACGCTCCGGCACCGTACTGTTGATCGATCCACGTACGATAGGCCCCGCTGGTCACGTTGGCGATCCAACGTGGATTTTGGAGATACCAGGTCACAGTTTTACGCAGACCGGATTCGAATGTTTCGAGAGGCTTCCAGCCTAGCTCGCGCTCGATTTTACTGGCATCCATGGCATAACGGCGATCGTGCCCTGGGCGATCCTTCACAAAGGTGATCAGAGAACGGCAAGTGGCAGGTGGCAGGTGGCAGGTGGCAGGTGGGGCAAGCCCATCTAGAGTATCGCAGAGGGTCTGCACAACATCTAAGTTCGTCTTTTCGTTCCAGCCGCCGATGTTATACGTTTCTCCCACAAGACCGCCTTGAAGCACGAGGCTGATGGCTCGGCAGTGATCGTTCACGTACAACCAGTCCCGCACTTGCAATCCATCCCCATAGATCGGAAGTGGTTTCCCAGCTAATGCATTCAAGATGCAGAGTGGGATCAGTTTCTCTGGAAATTGGTAGGGACCATAATTATTCGAACAATTGGTGGTCAGAACCGGCAGGCCATAGGTATGGTGATAGGCGCGGACGAGATGATCGCTGGCCGCCTTGCTGGCCGAGTAAGGGCTATTGGGCTCATAGCGGTTCATTTCACTGAAAGCTGGCGCGTCATGTGTCAATGAGCCGTACACCTCATCCGTAGAGACATGCAGAAACCGGAAACGCTGTTTGGCTTCGCCTGCTAATGCACCCCAATACGCACGCACCGATTCAAGCAAGTGAAAGGTACCGACGATGTTCGTCTGGATAAACTCACCAGGTCCATGAATAGATCGATCAACGTGACTTTCAGCGGCGAAATTAATAACCGCTCTCGGACCATGCTCCTTCAATAGTTTATCGACAAGCGCGGCATCGCCGATATCACCCCGCACAAAGATATGCCGCTCATCGTTTCCGAGACTAACGAGACTCTCCAGATTGCCTGCGTACGTGAGCTTGTCGAGATTGACCACAGACTCATCATGCTGTGTCAACCAGTCGAGCACAAAATTGGCCCCAATAAACCCCGCTCCACCGGTGACCAGGATACTCATCTCTTTATAACCCGTTTATGGACCGCACCGAATCACACCACACGTATTGCACACAGGCGCCATACGGTCTCATCACGACACACGCTGGGGGATGGCAGGTTGAAAGCTCGGCACCAGGCGCTTGAGATCTTGAAGCAGCTCGTCTTCATCACAACGAGGGAGATTCGTTTGCAACATCTCCAGCCATTGATCCAGCTCGCCGACGGAAACCGGAGCACCACTCGCTCGATTGATTTTCGCATGAACCGTGCGTTCGGCCTGTTCCTGCTCCTCAAAGAGTTCTTCATACATCTTTTCTCCAGGCCTCAAACCGGTATAGACAATGTCAATGTCTTTCCCTGGAACCAATCCAGCCAATACAATCATATTCCTGGCCAAATCAGCCACCTTGATCTGCTCTCCCATATCGAGGACAAAGACTTCCCCTCCCCGCCCCATCGCACTCGCCTGGAGTACGAGTTGCACTGCTTCCGGAATGGTCATGAAAAACCGCTTGATCTCTGGATGGGTGACCGTCACCGGCCCTCCTTTGCGGATCTGTTCAGTAAACAGAGGGACCACACTCCCGTTGCTGCCCAGCACATTCCCGAACCGCACCACCGTGAACTTTGTGAGACCGGGACTATTGAACTCCTGCATCATATGCTCGGCAATTCTCTTCGTCACACCCATCACACTTGAAGGATTGACAGCCTTGTCTGTGGAAATCAGGACAAATCGGCCGACGCCTGCCTTGACAGCGGCCTCGGCAACAATACGGGTGCCTAGAATATTGTTGCGGATGGCTTCTTTCGGATTCAGTTCCATCAGCGGAACATGCTTGTGCGCAGCGGCATGAAACACAATGTCAGGGCAGGTCTGGCGAAACACTTCCGTCACACGATCCGGCACGGTCACATCTCCGATGATGGGGAGAATTTTCACCGTCGGAAAGGCTGCGTGTAACTCCAGCAATAGCGAATGGAGCGTATTTTCGTAACGCTCAAACAAGATCAAGGCCTTGGGCTTGTGCTGGGCAATCTGTCGGCAAAGTTCGGATCCGATCGATCCTCCTGCTCCCGTTACGAGGAGCGTTTTCCCGCTGATGTGAGGAGACAACTCTTGGGAATCCGTCCGAATCGGCTCACGCTGGAGCAGATCGTCGACGCTCATTGGTCGCACTTGTTGCAGTGAGACAGGATCACCGAGCAATTGCTTGACATCGGGTAACGTCTTGATCGGCACCGAACAGCCTTCTGAGGCTGCAAGAATCTTCTGTTTCACCGTTGTGGAGCCGGAAGGGATAGCCACAATGATCTCGTCGACCTTCAACCGTTCGGCGGCTCTCTTGATGTCTGCAATGACTCCTACGACAGGAACTCCATGAATGTTCATCTTGCGCTTGATCGGATCATCATCCACGAACCCCACCGGATAGCAGTGGTAATTCGCATCATACAGCATGTCCCTGACTAAGAGCTCGCCCGCATGCCCTGCACCGACGATCAAGACACGTCGCGCACTCGGATCAAATACCTGAATCCACTCCCGGAACCCTCGCACAGCCAATCGACTGCCTGCCAAATAGAGCGCCGTCAACAGGCCTGTTAGGATGATCACGGATCGGGGATATTGTGCCACGCCGCCGAATTGATGGATCACCCCATAAAACACCGCGGCGCTGCTCACCGAGGCCAGCAGGATTCTCCAAAGATCGCGAAGGTCAACATATCTCCAGAGCCCTCGCTGAATCCCGAACACCCACAAGCCGATACCGTACACCAGCAACACGGCAGGCATGAAATCCCACATGATCTTCCGATACGCGCGAGGGAGACTCGCATCGAATCGCAGCGCAAATGCCGTCAGGTTGGCCGCGAAAATCAGCAGCAGTTGCGTACTCAGGACGAGAATCGACCGGTACTCAAGGACCCGGCCTCCAAATCTCCCTGCGAGGAAATGGAATAGCTTTGCCGTTGACTGTTTCATACGCCAGTTGGCACTGCGCCGTTGTTTTCTTGTTCTCTGAGCAAGGCCTCAGCAGCCTGGATAACCCGATGCACGGATAATTGCTGGAGGCAATCACTCAGACTATTCACGTGACGATCACATCCTTCGGCAAGACAAGGCACGCAGTCTCCGTCGCCTTGAAGCAACCACACATTCCCTTGCCGCTGCGATCCCTGCCTCTGCCATGGGCTTTGTGCGGTTGAAGGAAAGTCCTTCGGCCAAGGCCCCCACTTCACCGGATTGGAGGGACCAAATAGAACGACGGAGGACACTCCAACGGCAGCGGCCATATGACTGACCGCTGTATCCGTTCCAACATACAACGCAGCGCGACTTAATAAATAACCAAGGGTCGGCAAGGTCACTCGGCCGATCAAATTGACGGCCTTGGGTAGCCCCTGAATGATCTGATCACAATACGACTGCTCAGCCGTTTCGATCCCCGTCACAGCGACGATGAGCCCACGATCAATCAACCACCGTCCAAGCGCCACCCACGCATCGACGGTCCACGTTTTGTAGGCAAACTTTGGTGACACATGCAGCACGGCGTAGGACTGAGCATTCCTGACATCAGGGAACAGGATGCTAACAGATCGTGCATCCTCATCCGTCCAGCTCACTACAGGAGTACCGAGTGGTGTAATACCCAACGGGGTAAGTAGCCTGAGATTCATGGCAACCGTATGTGTAAGAAGATTGTCAAACGGGACCCACTGATTCAACATCTTCCGCTTCCACCAGGATTTCTTGTCGGGCAACAACGTCCCAATGCAATACTGTCCTGCGACCCAGGCATGAAACGTCGGACGATCGCCTGCAAGAGCCGATATTGCTACGTCGTAGCGCCGCCACAGCGAGCACAGCAAGGCGAGATGGGGACGAATCGCCGGACGCTCGGCGATGGTCCAGACTCGGCGGATATCCGCATTGCCGGAGAGAATATCCTGCGTCCCTTCGAATACAAGCATGTCGATCATCACGTTTGGCAACGCGGCCTTGAGCGAGCGAATGACCGGCGTGGCTAGGAGCACATCCCCAATTCGACGCGTACATACGACTAACACACTGCGGGGATCGCACTTCATGGTGTTGCTCGTCGCGGCGAAGCGGACTGATAATCAAGCAACGTTGCATGGTATTGATCAAGTCCAGCGACGGCTCGAACTGCCGATGAACGAAGAAGGTCATTCAGGCGTTTCTGATTATCGGGCAATCTCATGCGATCCTGCTCTGGATGCCATAAATGAAACACCGTTGCGGCGAAGCGCGCGCTCTTATGCTTCACTCCGGCATGGAGCAGTCGAATGACCAAGTCAGAATCCTCGAGCCCCCATCCTTCATACGATTCGTCCAGCCCATTTACACGGATGAGGTCGGCACGCCATACAGAAAAGTTGCAAGTCTTGATGCCTTCCCAGCGGTAAGACCTCCATTTTCGAAACGGACCATCCGGCAATTCCATCAGCGGGAGCACGCGATTGACGTCTCGCTTCGACCAGGACAGGATCCAATCGAATACGCGCCAGGTATGAATCGGCACCTGTTGGGACAGAACACGATTCGTCAATCCAGCCGAGAGCAACACACGATTGGCTCCGAGGAAATAGCCCTGTTCAGCCAGCTGTTTATGGACACGCACGAAATGACGTGAGGGAACGCAGTCCCCATCCGTGAACACAATATAGTCGGCCCCAGACGACGCAACGGCACGATTGCGAATGGCAGCGGCTCGAAACCCCCGGTCCTCATGCCAGACATGTGTCAGCCGGAACGGTGCACGCTGTGCAAATTGCTGCACAACCTCCGCCGTG from Candidatus Nitrospira nitrosa includes:
- the rfbD gene encoding dTDP-4-dehydrorhamnose reductase, whose translation is MRILLTGKHGQVGFELQRALAPLGTVRAVDSAECDLADASAIRALVRSCHPDLIVNAAAYTAVDNAESELALAHAVNAVTPGILGEESVKLGAWVVHYSTDYVFDGLKLGTYTEEDLTNPLSVYGRTKRDGEIALQQSGARYLTLRTSWVVGVHGNNFAKTILRLALEREQLNVVADQFGAPTSAALLADVTAQLVRQRQREGADRFSYGLYHLVAGGDTTWCEYARFVVSEALAAGKPLKLVPEAIRGIRSSEYPTAAKRPANSRLDTDKLRRIFGFELPDWQNGVQHVLQQILDDGGSQVVSSKR
- the rfbB gene encoding dTDP-glucose 4,6-dehydratase; the protein is MSILVTGGAGFIGANFVLDWLTQHDESVVNLDKLTYAGNLESLVSLGNDERHIFVRGDIGDAALVDKLLKEHGPRAVINFAAESHVDRSIHGPGEFIQTNIVGTFHLLESVRAYWGALAGEAKQRFRFLHVSTDEVYGSLTHDAPAFSEMNRYEPNSPYSASKAASDHLVRAYHHTYGLPVLTTNCSNNYGPYQFPEKLIPLCILNALAGKPLPIYGDGLQVRDWLYVNDHCRAISLVLQGGLVGETYNIGGWNEKTNLDVVQTLCDTLDGLAPPATCHLPPATCRSLITFVKDRPGHDRRYAMDASKIERELGWKPLETFESGLRKTVTWYLQNPRWIANVTSGAYRTWIDQQYGAGA
- a CDS encoding polysaccharide biosynthesis protein — encoded protein: MKQSTAKLFHFLAGRFGGRVLEYRSILVLSTQLLLIFAANLTAFALRFDASLPRAYRKIMWDFMPAVLLVYGIGLWVFGIQRGLWRYVDLRDLWRILLASVSSAAVFYGVIHQFGGVAQYPRSVIILTGLLTALYLAGSRLAVRGFREWIQVFDPSARRVLIVGAGHAGELLVRDMLYDANYHCYPVGFVDDDPIKRKMNIHGVPVVGVIADIKRAAERLKVDEIIVAIPSGSTTVKQKILAASEGCSVPIKTLPDVKQLLGDPVSLQQVRPMSVDDLLQREPIRTDSQELSPHISGKTLLVTGAGGSIGSELCRQIAQHKPKALILFERYENTLHSLLLELHAAFPTVKILPIIGDVTVPDRVTEVFRQTCPDIVFHAAAHKHVPLMELNPKEAIRNNILGTRIVAEAAVKAGVGRFVLISTDKAVNPSSVMGVTKRIAEHMMQEFNSPGLTKFTVVRFGNVLGSNGSVVPLFTEQIRKGGPVTVTHPEIKRFFMTIPEAVQLVLQASAMGRGGEVFVLDMGEQIKVADLARNMIVLAGLVPGKDIDIVYTGLRPGEKMYEELFEEQEQAERTVHAKINRASGAPVSVGELDQWLEMLQTNLPRCDEDELLQDLKRLVPSFQPAIPQRVS
- a CDS encoding glycosyltransferase family 9 protein; amino-acid sequence: MKCDPRSVLVVCTRRIGDVLLATPVIRSLKAALPNVMIDMLVFEGTQDILSGNADIRRVWTIAERPAIRPHLALLCSLWRRYDVAISALAGDRPTFHAWVAGQYCIGTLLPDKKSWWKRKMLNQWVPFDNLLTHTVAMNLRLLTPLGITPLGTPVVSWTDEDARSVSILFPDVRNAQSYAVLHVSPKFAYKTWTVDAWVALGRWLIDRGLIVAVTGIETAEQSYCDQIIQGLPKAVNLIGRVTLPTLGYLLSRAALYVGTDTAVSHMAAAVGVSSVVLFGPSNPVKWGPWPKDFPSTAQSPWQRQGSQRQGNVWLLQGDGDCVPCLAEGCDRHVNSLSDCLQQLSVHRVIQAAEALLREQENNGAVPTGV
- a CDS encoding glycosyltransferase family 2 protein; its protein translation is MKTALIVTTYNRPDALGAVLEGYCRQSDQDFDLVVADDGSKEDTAEVVQQFAQRAPFRLTHVWHEDRGFRAAAIRNRAVASSGADYIVFTDGDCVPSRHFVRVHKQLAEQGYFLGANRVLLSAGLTNRVLSQQVPIHTWRVFDWILSWSKRDVNRVLPLMELPDGPFRKWRSYRWEGIKTCNFSVWRADLIRVNGLDESYEGWGLEDSDLVIRLLHAGVKHKSARFAATVFHLWHPEQDRMRLPDNQKRLNDLLRSSAVRAVAGLDQYHATLLDYQSASPRRATP